A region from the Paenarthrobacter aurescens genome encodes:
- a CDS encoding anti-sigma factor: MNGNSVHQLLGAYLLGGLELQEVRTFEDHLATCADCRHELEQLESLPALLDSVPAADAVALAVAGSANPLSPLDPKPELLPEKVLVDLSVRRRKSRRRWAALVGTVAAACLAVGFLAGPLLNQPPKPDASYSVQSGDGLELTVGMVKKNWGTELEVEGRSMPLEGTLYLWVKGRDGAEERTCGWTATASGRIKITGATPVQLAGIAGVELRDETQKTVASISVP, from the coding sequence ATGAACGGCAACTCCGTCCACCAGTTGCTGGGCGCCTACCTGCTGGGTGGGCTGGAGCTCCAGGAAGTGCGCACGTTTGAAGACCACCTCGCCACCTGTGCTGATTGTCGCCACGAGTTGGAGCAACTTGAGAGCCTCCCGGCTTTGCTCGACTCTGTCCCCGCCGCTGACGCAGTAGCGCTCGCCGTCGCCGGAAGCGCGAACCCGCTCTCTCCCTTGGATCCGAAACCGGAACTGCTACCCGAAAAGGTCCTGGTGGACTTGTCCGTCCGCCGACGGAAATCACGACGCCGGTGGGCAGCTTTGGTGGGCACCGTTGCCGCTGCCTGCCTTGCTGTTGGTTTCCTCGCAGGGCCGCTGCTGAATCAACCTCCCAAACCTGATGCCAGCTACTCGGTCCAATCAGGAGACGGGCTGGAACTGACCGTGGGCATGGTGAAGAAAAACTGGGGCACGGAGCTGGAGGTGGAGGGACGCTCCATGCCGCTCGAAGGGACGCTTTACCTTTGGGTGAAGGGCCGGGACGGGGCAGAAGAGCGCACGTGCGGATGGACGGCCACAGCCAGCGGCCGGATCAAGATCACGGGCGCCACACCGGTGCAGTTGGCTGGCATCGCTGGTGTTGAACTTCGCGATGAAACCCAAAAGACTGTGGCCTCAATTTCGGTGCCGTAG
- the trmB gene encoding tRNA (guanosine(46)-N7)-methyltransferase TrmB, which translates to MSETPDSPRPVTPGSQASFGTYGGRPVSFVRRGTRLQGRRQAAWEEHAERWAIQVPRHVANTSVHPDYTFDAEAVFGRKAPLIVEIGSGLGDAVVHAAEQNPDKDFLAVEVYTPGLANTIIKINSRGLTNVRVVEANAPEVLESMLPEGSVSELWVFFPDPWHKARHHKRRLIQPAFASVAAKALRKGGYWRIATDWSNYAVHVREVLAGSTEFENMHEGERSGEESPLTQVWQSGVESVVGGAPVREGRAPVSTEHTGPNQGVDEEGGWAPRFDGRIRTSFENKAHEAGRMIFDLTYRKL; encoded by the coding sequence ATGAGTGAAACCCCAGATTCCCCGCGCCCCGTCACGCCCGGCAGCCAAGCCTCCTTCGGCACCTACGGCGGCCGACCGGTCAGTTTCGTGCGCCGCGGCACCCGTTTGCAGGGACGCCGGCAGGCAGCCTGGGAAGAGCACGCCGAGCGCTGGGCCATTCAAGTCCCGCGCCATGTTGCCAACACCTCCGTCCACCCTGACTACACTTTCGACGCCGAGGCAGTCTTTGGGCGCAAGGCACCCTTGATCGTGGAAATCGGCTCCGGCCTGGGAGATGCTGTGGTTCACGCCGCGGAGCAAAACCCGGACAAGGACTTCCTCGCAGTAGAGGTCTACACCCCGGGCCTGGCCAACACCATCATCAAGATCAACAGCCGCGGTCTGACCAACGTGCGCGTAGTGGAAGCCAACGCCCCCGAGGTCCTGGAGTCCATGCTCCCGGAGGGCTCGGTCAGTGAACTTTGGGTGTTCTTCCCGGACCCATGGCACAAGGCGCGCCACCACAAGCGCCGCCTCATCCAGCCTGCCTTCGCTTCGGTAGCTGCAAAGGCACTCCGAAAGGGCGGCTACTGGCGCATCGCCACCGACTGGTCCAACTACGCAGTGCACGTCCGCGAAGTGCTCGCAGGATCCACTGAGTTCGAGAACATGCACGAAGGCGAGCGCAGCGGCGAGGAGAGCCCGCTGACGCAAGTGTGGCAGTCCGGCGTCGAGTCCGTCGTTGGCGGGGCACCCGTCAGGGAAGGCCGCGCCCCCGTGAGTACCGAGCACACCGGGCCGAACCAGGGCGTGGATGAGGAAGGCGGCTGGGCTCCGCGGTTCGATGGCAGGATCCGGACAAGCTTTGAAAATAAAGCGCATGAGGCCGGGCGCATGATCTTCGATCTCACGTATCGCAAGCTTTAG
- a CDS encoding CynX/NimT family MFS transporter, with product MTSSKTPGYPEKSVLPAIAVDAEIDEEPAPDPTQLRGKRGLVYLGICLVLIGLNLRTVFSSFSAVLPEITSDAALPGWSLVVLTTVPVTLLGVFAPLAPILARRFGAERVLLGAMAVLTAGLLLRPFEVPGMGHLPALLAGTAACGAAIALCNVLLPGVVKRDFPHRLGLMGGLYTTAICASAALGAGFTYPVFTATGHWTSALWFWAVPAGVVLLLFLPLAIRQPAVKHQAVHGGVNVWRSSVAWQVTMFMVLQAMMSFSVFAWMAPILRDRGIDGGTAGLIVSVSIVLQMLGSLFAPALATRFKDQRIINMVVALMTGGGFALTIFGPTELIWVWTGLNGLGQGSLTAVALTMIMVRTRDAHTAAHLSGMMQGVGYGVGSLGTLMVGQLHQATGGFAAAGILFLVVGSLAAFFGYRAGRDRFV from the coding sequence GTGACCTCCTCCAAGACCCCCGGCTACCCAGAGAAGTCAGTCCTCCCAGCAATAGCAGTGGACGCTGAGATTGACGAAGAGCCCGCACCGGACCCCACACAACTCCGCGGCAAGAGGGGTCTCGTGTACCTCGGCATCTGTCTGGTTTTGATCGGACTGAACCTGCGCACAGTCTTCTCCAGCTTCTCCGCGGTGCTCCCGGAAATAACGTCCGACGCCGCTCTGCCGGGCTGGTCGCTGGTGGTCCTGACAACCGTGCCTGTGACACTGCTTGGGGTCTTCGCACCACTCGCCCCCATCCTGGCACGCAGATTCGGCGCTGAGCGTGTGCTCCTCGGGGCCATGGCAGTCCTCACGGCGGGCTTGCTCCTGCGGCCCTTTGAGGTCCCGGGAATGGGTCACCTGCCCGCACTGCTGGCCGGAACAGCTGCGTGTGGTGCCGCAATTGCGCTGTGCAACGTCCTTCTCCCGGGCGTCGTCAAACGGGATTTTCCGCACCGTTTGGGCCTCATGGGTGGTCTTTACACCACGGCGATCTGTGCGTCTGCTGCTCTCGGCGCGGGCTTTACCTATCCGGTCTTTACGGCAACCGGCCACTGGACCTCGGCGCTGTGGTTCTGGGCGGTTCCTGCCGGCGTCGTACTTTTGCTGTTCCTGCCGTTGGCAATCCGCCAGCCAGCCGTGAAACATCAAGCGGTTCACGGCGGTGTGAACGTGTGGCGGTCTTCAGTGGCGTGGCAGGTGACCATGTTCATGGTGCTGCAGGCCATGATGTCGTTCAGCGTGTTCGCATGGATGGCGCCCATCCTGCGTGACCGGGGGATCGACGGCGGAACGGCCGGGCTGATCGTTTCGGTGTCGATCGTGTTGCAGATGCTGGGCTCCCTCTTTGCCCCTGCCTTGGCCACGCGCTTCAAGGACCAGCGGATCATCAACATGGTGGTGGCGCTGATGACCGGGGGCGGTTTTGCGCTCACCATTTTTGGCCCCACGGAACTCATCTGGGTCTGGACCGGGCTCAACGGGCTGGGGCAGGGGTCCCTCACTGCCGTGGCTCTCACCATGATCATGGTCCGCACGCGAGACGCCCACACTGCCGCGCACCTGTCCGGAATGATGCAGGGCGTCGGCTACGGGGTAGGTTCGCTGGGCACACTGATGGTGGGGCAACTTCATCAGGCCACGGGCGGATTCGCGGCGGCTGGAATCCTGTTCCTGGTGGTCGGATCCTTGGCCGCATTCTTCGGATACCGGGCAGGCCGGGACCGCTTCGTTTAA
- a CDS encoding type II toxin-antitoxin system RatA family toxin, whose product MPQVRAERFIRLDPETAFALSQTTGAFRLKWDPFISAQAFLDGATAAGKGVRTRTVSRMGLKMVSEYVSYMPPRNVGMTMVSGPWFFETFGGGWRFTPDNGGTRAVWKYTFSCRPALLKPVAERIGSWVLGREIERRIEAFARACEDPALVAELRSQGESVPGT is encoded by the coding sequence ATGCCACAGGTACGTGCCGAACGATTCATCCGGCTGGATCCGGAGACCGCCTTCGCTCTCTCCCAGACCACCGGGGCGTTCCGGCTGAAATGGGACCCATTCATTTCCGCCCAGGCCTTTCTGGACGGAGCCACTGCGGCTGGCAAAGGCGTCAGGACGCGAACGGTCTCCCGCATGGGCCTGAAAATGGTGAGCGAATACGTTTCCTACATGCCTCCCAGGAATGTGGGCATGACCATGGTTTCAGGGCCGTGGTTCTTTGAGACCTTCGGAGGTGGTTGGAGGTTCACACCGGACAACGGAGGCACGCGGGCAGTCTGGAAGTACACCTTTTCCTGCCGTCCGGCCCTGCTGAAACCCGTGGCCGAAAGGATTGGAAGCTGGGTGCTCGGCCGGGAGATTGAACGCCGGATTGAGGCGTTTGCTCGGGCTTGCGAGGATCCTGCACTCGTGGCAGAACTCCGCTCGCAAGGCGAAAGCGTTCCCGGCACTTGA